One stretch of Xanthomonas sp. DAR 35659 DNA includes these proteins:
- a CDS encoding DUF2388 domain-containing protein has product MNRVTVRCALLLILTVPAFAQASSVAGTSAGSASAGSAGSSASSDSSSGNDKLVLQARDDAAGFVASAGRIRGAQLEAALRILRERNPQAQQASDLQLAQAILAL; this is encoded by the coding sequence ATGAACCGAGTGACCGTGCGCTGCGCCCTGTTGTTGATCCTGACCGTCCCCGCGTTCGCGCAGGCCTCCAGCGTCGCCGGCACCTCCGCCGGTTCGGCCTCGGCCGGCTCGGCCGGCAGCTCGGCGTCCTCGGACAGCAGTTCCGGCAACGACAAACTGGTGCTGCAGGCGCGCGACGACGCGGCCGGCTTCGTCGCCAGTGCCGGCCGCATCCGCGGCGCGCAGCTGGAAGCGGCGCTGCGCATCCTGCGCGAGCGCAATCCGCAGGCGCAGCAGGCCAGCGACCTGCAGTTGGCGCAGGCCATCCTGGCGCTGTGA
- a CDS encoding FAD-binding oxidoreductase encodes MTDPRLDALLLAVPGLRLKTDPADLEHYGRDWTRRWTPAPLAIALPATVEEVQAVLRWANDHAVAVVPSGGRTGLSGGAVAAHGELVLSLERMNKALAFDAVDRTLTVQAGMPLEAVHNAAREHGLQYPVDFAARGSCSIGGNIATNAGGIRVIRYGNTREWIAGLKVVTGSGELLDLNRGLIKNSSGYDFRQLLIGSEGTLGIVVEATLRLTDPPPPSNVMLLALPSFEVLMQVFAAFRGRLQLEAFEFFTDRALEHVLAHGAQAPFDTVYPYYVVTEYASGDDAQETAALAAFEACMEQGWVLDGVISQSEAQAAQLWRLREGITEAVARYTPYKNDVSVRISAMPAFLAQTQALLGQAYPQFDVVWFGHIGDGNLHINVLKPASTAPADFIAACEQVTKLLAQALAEHGGSISAEHGIGLVKKPYLDSTRGAEEIALMRAVKRVFDPSGLLNPGKLFDP; translated from the coding sequence ATGACCGACCCGCGCCTGGACGCCCTGCTGCTCGCCGTGCCCGGCCTGCGCCTGAAGACCGATCCCGCCGACCTGGAGCACTACGGCCGCGACTGGACCCGGCGCTGGACGCCGGCGCCGCTGGCGATCGCGCTGCCGGCGACGGTGGAGGAGGTGCAGGCGGTGCTGCGCTGGGCCAACGACCACGCGGTGGCGGTGGTGCCCTCCGGCGGCCGCACCGGCCTGTCCGGCGGCGCGGTGGCCGCGCATGGCGAACTGGTGCTGAGCCTGGAGCGGATGAACAAGGCGCTGGCGTTCGATGCAGTCGACCGCACCCTCACCGTGCAGGCCGGCATGCCGCTGGAGGCGGTGCACAACGCCGCGCGCGAACACGGCCTGCAGTATCCGGTGGATTTCGCCGCGCGCGGCTCGTGCTCGATCGGCGGCAACATCGCCACCAATGCCGGCGGCATCCGCGTGATCCGCTACGGCAACACCCGAGAGTGGATCGCAGGACTGAAGGTGGTCACCGGCAGCGGCGAACTGCTCGACCTGAACCGCGGGCTGATCAAGAACTCCAGCGGCTACGATTTCCGGCAACTGCTGATCGGCTCCGAGGGCACCCTGGGCATCGTGGTCGAGGCCACCCTGCGGCTCACCGACCCGCCGCCGCCGAGCAACGTGATGCTGCTGGCGCTGCCCTCGTTCGAGGTGCTGATGCAGGTGTTCGCCGCGTTCCGCGGCCGCCTGCAGCTGGAAGCCTTCGAATTCTTCACCGACCGCGCGCTGGAACACGTGCTGGCGCACGGCGCGCAGGCGCCGTTCGACACGGTCTATCCGTATTACGTGGTCACCGAGTACGCCAGCGGCGACGACGCGCAGGAAACCGCGGCGCTGGCCGCGTTCGAGGCGTGCATGGAGCAGGGTTGGGTGCTGGACGGGGTGATCAGCCAGAGCGAGGCGCAGGCCGCGCAGCTGTGGCGCCTGCGCGAGGGCATCACCGAGGCGGTGGCGCGCTACACCCCGTACAAGAACGACGTTTCGGTGCGGATTTCGGCCATGCCGGCATTCCTGGCCCAGACCCAGGCGCTGCTCGGCCAGGCCTATCCGCAGTTCGACGTGGTCTGGTTCGGCCACATCGGCGACGGCAACCTGCACATCAACGTGCTCAAGCCCGCGTCCACCGCGCCGGCCGACTTCATCGCCGCCTGCGAGCAGGTCACCAAGCTGCTGGCGCAGGCGCTGGCCGAGCATGGCGGCAGCATCTCCGCCGAACACGGCATCGGCCTGGTCAAGAAGCCCTACCTGGACAGCACCCGCGGCGCCGAGGAAATCGCGCTGATGCGCGCGGTCAAGCGCGTGTTCGATCCGTCCGGGCTGCTCAATCCGGGCAAGCTGTTCGACCCCTGA
- the serA gene encoding phosphoglycerate dehydrogenase, whose protein sequence is MSPKKTSFPKQDIRVLLLEGLSQTAVDVFRAAGYSQIELHAKSLPEDELKARIAEAHIIGIRSRTQLSAEVLAQAKRLIAIGCFCIGTNQVDLDAAELAGIPVFNAPYSNTRSVAELVIAEAILLLRGIPQKNAECHRGGWSKSAAGSHETRGKVLGIVGYGHIGTQVGVLAEALGMQVIFHDIETKLSLGNARAAIDLDDLLARSDVVTLHVPETAATKDMIGAAQIAQMKPGAHLINASRGTVIDIAALDAALRSGHIGGAAVDVFPIEPKGNGDAFESPLAAHDNVILTPHVGGSTLEAQDNIGVEVAAKLVRYSDNGSTLSAVNFPEVTLPEHAESLRLLHIHRNVPGVLSQINELFSRHNVNIDGQFLRTDPKVGYVVIDVAASEALAAVLKDELGQIAGTLRTRILY, encoded by the coding sequence ATGTCGCCCAAGAAGACCTCGTTCCCGAAGCAGGATATCCGCGTGCTGCTGCTCGAAGGCCTCAGCCAGACCGCCGTCGACGTGTTCCGCGCGGCCGGCTACTCGCAGATCGAACTGCACGCCAAATCGCTGCCGGAGGACGAACTGAAGGCGCGCATCGCCGAGGCGCACATCATCGGCATCCGCTCGCGCACCCAGCTCAGCGCCGAGGTGCTGGCGCAGGCCAAGCGCCTGATCGCGATCGGCTGTTTCTGCATCGGCACCAACCAGGTCGACCTGGATGCCGCCGAACTGGCCGGCATCCCGGTCTTCAACGCGCCCTACTCCAACACCCGCAGCGTCGCCGAACTGGTGATCGCCGAGGCGATCCTGCTGCTGCGCGGGATCCCGCAGAAGAACGCCGAATGCCACCGCGGCGGCTGGTCCAAGTCGGCCGCCGGCAGCCACGAGACCCGCGGCAAGGTGCTGGGCATCGTTGGCTACGGCCACATCGGCACCCAGGTCGGGGTGCTGGCCGAGGCACTGGGCATGCAGGTGATCTTCCACGACATCGAGACCAAGCTGTCGCTGGGCAACGCGCGCGCGGCCATCGACCTCGACGACCTGCTCGCGCGTTCGGACGTGGTGACGCTGCACGTGCCGGAAACGGCGGCGACCAAGGACATGATCGGTGCGGCGCAGATCGCGCAGATGAAGCCGGGCGCGCACCTGATCAACGCTTCGCGCGGCACGGTGATCGACATCGCCGCACTGGACGCGGCGCTGCGCAGCGGCCACATCGGCGGCGCGGCGGTGGACGTGTTCCCGATCGAGCCCAAGGGCAACGGCGATGCGTTCGAGTCGCCGCTGGCCGCGCACGACAACGTGATCCTGACCCCGCACGTGGGCGGCAGCACGCTGGAGGCGCAGGACAACATCGGCGTGGAGGTGGCGGCCAAGCTGGTGCGCTACAGCGACAACGGCAGCACCCTGTCGGCGGTGAACTTCCCCGAGGTGACCCTGCCCGAGCACGCCGAGAGCCTGCGCCTGCTGCACATCCACCGCAACGTGCCGGGCGTGCTGTCGCAGATCAACGAACTGTTCTCGCGCCACAACGTCAACATCGACGGCCAGTTCCTGCGCACTGACCCCAAGGTCGGCTACGTAGTGATCGACGTCGCCGCCAGCGAGGCACTGGCCGCGGTGCTGAAGGACGAACTGGGCCAGATCGCCGGCACGCTGCGGACGCGGATTCTCTACTGA
- a CDS encoding NUDIX hydrolase — MPDHSLRRQLQAYAARWPQEAEVAAQFLALLDDAQDPFVRARLDGHFTGSAWLVSADGARTLLTHHRKLQRWLQLGGHADGDRDLAQVALKEAEEESGLPGLTLEDGAPFDLDRHWIPARGEVPGHWHYDARYVVRAGDDEAFVVSEESLALAWRPIAELLAEPDLDPSLRRMAGKWLERNAG; from the coding sequence ATGCCGGACCATTCCCTGCGCCGCCAGTTGCAGGCCTATGCCGCCCGTTGGCCGCAGGAGGCCGAGGTTGCCGCGCAGTTCCTGGCCTTGCTGGACGACGCGCAGGATCCGTTCGTGCGTGCGCGGCTGGACGGCCACTTCACCGGATCGGCGTGGCTGGTCAGCGCCGACGGCGCCCGCACCCTGTTGACCCATCACCGCAAGCTGCAGCGCTGGCTGCAGTTGGGCGGCCATGCCGACGGCGATCGCGACCTGGCGCAGGTGGCGCTGAAGGAGGCCGAAGAGGAGTCCGGCCTGCCTGGCCTGACGCTGGAGGACGGCGCCCCATTCGACCTGGACCGGCACTGGATCCCGGCGCGCGGCGAGGTGCCGGGGCATTGGCACTACGACGCGCGCTACGTGGTGCGTGCCGGCGACGACGAGGCGTTCGTGGTCAGCGAAGAGTCGCTGGCGCTGGCCTGGCGCCCGATCGCCGAATTGCTGGCCGAGCCGGACCTGGATCCCTCGTTGCGGCGCATGGCCGGCAAGTGGCTGGAGCGCAACGCCGGCTGA
- a CDS encoding amino acid permease, with translation MLKSLLRVKPIEPAGHVDAGEPFEGSLEGEATLKRTLTARHLILLGIGAVIGAGIFVLTGQAAAHHAGPAVMLSFVFAGLACAFAGLCYAEFAAMLPVSGSAYSYSYATLGEGVAWFIGWCLVLEYLFAGSSVAVGWSAYLISFVTSTLGLPFPAELASAPLTWTGHTFVASGNIVNLPAVLIVAAVSALCYVGVTQSAFVNAIVVAIKVAVICLFVGVGISHIDPANWHPFIPENTGPGEFGWSGIFRAASIVFFSYIGFDAVSTSAGETKDPQKNMPIGILVSLAICTIIYIIVCAVLTGLLPYTQLGTAKPVATALEHYPDLAWLKTFVEIGAIAGLSSVVLVMLMAQPRIFYTMARDGLLPKLFGKVHRRFHTPYVGTIVVGVLAALLAGLIPLDVLGELVSMGTLLAFATVCIGVMVLRFTRPELPRPFRVPWFWAVCPLGAVFCVGLFFQAFQEHWKVFVGWTAIGLCIYFFYGIRNSRLATRA, from the coding sequence ATGCTGAAGTCTCTGTTGAGGGTCAAGCCGATCGAGCCCGCCGGGCACGTCGATGCCGGCGAACCGTTCGAAGGCAGCCTGGAAGGCGAAGCCACGCTGAAACGGACCCTCACCGCCAGGCACCTGATCCTGCTCGGCATCGGTGCGGTGATCGGCGCCGGCATCTTCGTGCTCACCGGCCAGGCCGCGGCCCACCACGCCGGCCCGGCGGTGATGCTGTCGTTCGTGTTCGCCGGCCTGGCCTGCGCCTTCGCCGGCCTGTGCTACGCCGAGTTCGCGGCGATGCTGCCGGTCTCCGGCAGCGCCTACTCGTATTCCTATGCGACGCTGGGCGAAGGCGTGGCCTGGTTCATCGGCTGGTGCCTGGTGCTGGAGTACCTGTTCGCCGGCTCCAGCGTCGCGGTGGGCTGGTCGGCCTACCTCATCAGCTTCGTCACCAGCACCCTGGGCCTGCCGTTCCCGGCGGAACTGGCCAGCGCACCGCTGACCTGGACCGGCCACACGTTCGTGGCCTCCGGCAATATCGTCAACCTGCCGGCGGTGCTGATCGTGGCCGCAGTGAGCGCGCTGTGCTACGTCGGCGTCACCCAGTCGGCCTTCGTCAACGCCATCGTGGTGGCGATCAAGGTCGCGGTGATCTGCCTGTTCGTCGGCGTCGGCATCTCCCATATCGACCCGGCCAACTGGCACCCGTTCATCCCGGAGAATACCGGCCCGGGCGAGTTCGGCTGGAGCGGCATCTTCCGCGCCGCCTCGATCGTGTTTTTCTCCTACATCGGCTTCGATGCGGTCTCCACCTCCGCGGGCGAGACCAAGGACCCGCAGAAGAACATGCCGATCGGCATCCTGGTGTCGCTGGCGATCTGCACCATCATCTACATCATCGTCTGCGCGGTGCTGACCGGCCTGCTGCCCTACACCCAGCTCGGCACCGCCAAGCCGGTGGCCACCGCGCTGGAGCACTATCCGGACCTGGCCTGGCTGAAGACCTTCGTCGAGATCGGCGCCATCGCCGGCCTGTCCTCGGTGGTGCTGGTGATGCTGATGGCGCAGCCGCGCATCTTCTACACCATGGCCCGCGACGGCCTGCTGCCGAAGCTGTTCGGCAAGGTGCATCGCCGCTTCCACACGCCGTATGTCGGCACCATCGTGGTCGGCGTGCTCGCCGCGCTGCTGGCCGGGCTGATCCCGCTGGACGTGCTCGGCGAACTGGTGTCGATGGGCACCCTGCTCGCCTTCGCCACGGTCTGCATCGGCGTGATGGTACTGCGCTTCACCCGGCCGGAACTGCCGCGGCCGTTCCGGGTGCCGTGGTTCTGGGCGGTGTGCCCGCTGGGCGCGGTGTTCTGCGTCGGCCTGTTCTTCCAGGCGTTTCAGGAACACTGGAAGGTGTTCGTCGGCTGGACCGCGATCGGCCTGTGCATCTATTTCTTCTACGGCATCCGCAACAGCCGCTTGGCCACGCGGGCCTGA
- a CDS encoding amino acid permease — translation MLKQLWATKHPHASHEDAGGLGLQRALGPWGLTALGIGAVIGGGIFVITGQAAADHAGPAIMLSFVLAALCCAFCALAYAEFAAMVPVSGSAYTYTYATFGELAAWFIGWMLVLEYGVSASAVAVSWTGYFLSLLDHFGIHLPAALVNAPLDGKLQRTGAIANLPAAGIVLLLTWLCYVGIRKSSAMNMAMVVLKTGLILLVIAVGWKYVDPANWHPFIPANEGPGKYGMEGVLRGAAMVFFAYIGFEAVSVAAQESHRPQRDLPIGMILSLLICTVLYIAMAAVMTGLVPFTQLGTNEPVVTAVAAHPQLNWLRVVVEVGALIGLSSVVLVMIIGQPRIFMIIARDGLLPPVFTKIHPKYRTPHVNTVITGIGIALLAALFPLDVLGELTSMGTLIAFAAVCAGVLILRCTQPDLPRPFRIPFAWPICIAGVASCVTLLSAMTAHNWKLMGGWTVIGLVIYFGYGHRHSRLRHSQG, via the coding sequence ATGCTCAAACAACTCTGGGCCACCAAACACCCCCACGCCAGCCACGAGGACGCCGGCGGCCTGGGCCTGCAGCGCGCGCTCGGTCCCTGGGGCCTGACCGCGCTGGGCATCGGCGCGGTGATCGGCGGCGGCATCTTCGTCATCACCGGGCAGGCCGCGGCCGACCACGCCGGCCCGGCGATCATGCTGTCGTTCGTGCTGGCCGCGCTGTGCTGCGCGTTCTGCGCGCTGGCCTACGCCGAGTTCGCGGCGATGGTGCCGGTCTCCGGCAGCGCCTACACCTACACTTACGCCACCTTCGGCGAGCTGGCGGCTTGGTTCATCGGCTGGATGCTGGTACTCGAATACGGCGTATCGGCCTCGGCGGTGGCGGTGAGCTGGACCGGCTACTTCCTCAGCCTGCTCGACCATTTCGGCATCCACCTGCCCGCCGCGCTGGTCAACGCACCGCTGGACGGCAAGCTGCAGCGCACCGGCGCCATCGCCAACCTGCCCGCGGCCGGCATCGTGCTGCTGCTGACCTGGCTGTGCTACGTCGGCATCCGCAAGTCCTCGGCGATGAACATGGCGATGGTGGTGCTCAAGACCGGGCTGATCCTGCTGGTGATCGCGGTCGGCTGGAAGTACGTGGACCCGGCCAACTGGCATCCGTTCATCCCGGCCAACGAGGGACCAGGGAAGTACGGCATGGAGGGCGTGCTGCGCGGCGCGGCGATGGTGTTCTTCGCCTACATCGGCTTCGAGGCGGTGTCGGTGGCGGCGCAGGAATCGCACCGGCCGCAGCGCGACCTGCCGATCGGCATGATCCTGTCGCTGCTGATCTGCACCGTGCTGTACATCGCCATGGCCGCGGTGATGACCGGGCTGGTGCCGTTCACCCAGTTGGGCACCAACGAGCCGGTGGTGACCGCGGTCGCCGCGCATCCGCAGCTGAACTGGCTGCGCGTGGTGGTGGAGGTCGGCGCCCTGATCGGCCTGTCCTCGGTGGTGCTGGTGATGATCATCGGCCAGCCGCGGATCTTCATGATCATCGCCCGCGACGGCTTGCTGCCGCCGGTGTTCACCAAGATCCACCCCAAGTACCGCACCCCGCACGTCAACACGGTGATCACCGGCATCGGCATCGCCCTGCTGGCGGCGCTGTTCCCGCTGGACGTGCTCGGCGAACTGACCTCGATGGGGACCCTGATCGCCTTCGCCGCGGTCTGCGCCGGCGTGCTGATCCTGCGCTGCACCCAGCCGGACCTGCCGCGGCCGTTCCGCATTCCGTTCGCCTGGCCGATCTGCATCGCCGGCGTGGCCAGTTGCGTGACGCTGCTGTCGGCGATGACCGCGCACAATTGGAAGCTGATGGGCGGCTGGACCGTGATCGGCCTGGTCATCTACTTCGGCTACGGGCACCGCCACAGCCGCCTGCGGCACAGCCAGGGCTGA
- a CDS encoding methylthioribulose 1-phosphate dehydratase: MNALPYDSERLRTLAHLLIDNIRELAQAGWTPATSSNFSHRLDDRHAAITVSGRDKGRLVEDDIMVVDFDGQAVGRPLRPSAETLLHTQLYRRFPEIGCVLHTHSPVQTVASRLYAPQGHIRLEGYELLKALHGNHTHETAVDLPVFANTQDMTVLAAQVDALLDRAPLWGYLIDGHGLYAWGRDMAEARRHLEAIEFLLHCELELRKLRALG; the protein is encoded by the coding sequence ATGAACGCACTGCCCTACGATTCCGAGCGCCTGCGCACGCTGGCGCACCTGCTGATCGACAATATCCGCGAACTCGCTCAGGCCGGCTGGACGCCCGCCACCAGCAGCAACTTCTCGCACCGCCTGGACGATCGCCATGCCGCGATCACCGTCTCCGGCCGCGACAAGGGCCGGCTGGTCGAGGACGACATCATGGTGGTGGACTTCGACGGCCAGGCCGTCGGCCGACCGCTGCGCCCATCCGCCGAGACCCTGCTGCACACCCAGCTGTACCGGCGCTTCCCGGAGATCGGCTGCGTGCTGCACACGCATTCGCCGGTGCAGACCGTCGCCTCGCGCCTGTACGCGCCGCAGGGCCATATCCGCCTGGAAGGCTACGAACTGCTCAAGGCACTGCACGGCAACCACACCCACGAGACCGCGGTGGACCTGCCGGTGTTCGCCAACACCCAGGACATGACCGTGCTGGCCGCGCAGGTCGACGCGCTGCTCGACCGTGCGCCGCTGTGGGGCTACCTGATCGACGGCCATGGGCTGTACGCCTGGGGTCGCGACATGGCCGAGGCGCGCCGCCACCTGGAAGCCATCGAGTTCCTGCTGCATTGCGAACTGGAACTGCGCAAGTTGCGCGCCCTGGGCTGA
- a CDS encoding 1,2-dihydroxy-3-keto-5-methylthiopentene dioxygenase: MSRLRIFADTTPDAPLFDSRDGDAIAAELRKIGVTFERWQANQPIEPGASPEAVMAAYRADIDRLVAAHGFKTVDVVSIAPDNPQREEMRRKFLDEHFHKEDEVRFFVAGSGLFTLHVDGKVYEIECLQNDLIAVPDGTHHWFDMGPEPRFVAIRFFTEPDGWVGHFTGTDIAQRFPRYEAALRGEAGEP, translated from the coding sequence ATGAGCCGACTCCGCATCTTCGCCGACACCACTCCCGACGCGCCGCTGTTCGACAGCCGCGATGGCGACGCGATCGCCGCCGAGCTGCGCAAGATCGGCGTCACCTTCGAGCGCTGGCAGGCCAACCAGCCGATCGAACCCGGCGCCTCGCCGGAAGCGGTCATGGCCGCCTACCGCGCCGACATCGACCGCCTGGTCGCCGCCCACGGCTTCAAGACCGTGGACGTGGTCAGCATCGCCCCCGACAACCCGCAGCGCGAGGAGATGCGCAGGAAGTTCCTCGACGAGCATTTCCACAAGGAAGACGAGGTGCGCTTCTTCGTCGCCGGCTCCGGCCTGTTCACCCTGCACGTGGACGGCAAGGTCTACGAAATCGAATGCTTGCAGAACGATCTGATCGCGGTGCCGGACGGCACCCACCACTGGTTCGACATGGGGCCGGAGCCGCGCTTCGTGGCGATCCGCTTCTTCACCGAGCCGGATGGCTGGGTCGGTCATTTCACCGGCACCGACATCGCCCAGCGCTTCCCGCGCTACGAAGCGGCGCTGCGCGGCGAGGCGGGCGAGCCATGA
- the mtnC gene encoding acireductone synthase, producing the protein MTAVQAILTDIEGTTSSISFVKDVLFPYARRALPDFVRAHGQEPQVRRWLDAVATECGGICSDAVIVETLQGWIDQDRKHTALKALQGMIWETGYREGAYRAHFYPEVADVLRGWHAAGLTLYVYSSGSVPAQKQFFGYSEAGDLIDLVSGWFDTEIGGKREVASYRAIVAALGVPAERIVFLSDVVEELDAARDAGLQTRLLDRREDYPQPRTGAATHGHERVENFQQIAL; encoded by the coding sequence ATGACCGCCGTGCAGGCGATCCTCACCGACATCGAGGGCACCACCAGCAGCATCTCCTTCGTCAAGGACGTGCTGTTCCCGTACGCGCGCCGCGCCCTGCCCGATTTCGTGCGCGCGCACGGCCAGGAGCCGCAGGTGCGGCGCTGGCTGGACGCGGTGGCGACCGAATGCGGCGGCATCTGCAGCGACGCGGTGATCGTGGAGACGCTGCAGGGCTGGATCGACCAGGACCGCAAGCACACCGCGCTGAAGGCGCTGCAGGGCATGATCTGGGAAACCGGCTACCGCGAAGGCGCCTACCGCGCGCACTTCTACCCGGAGGTGGCGGACGTGCTGCGCGGCTGGCACGCGGCCGGGTTGACGCTGTACGTGTACTCGTCCGGCTCGGTACCGGCGCAGAAGCAGTTCTTCGGCTACAGCGAGGCCGGCGACCTGATCGACCTGGTTTCGGGCTGGTTCGACACCGAGATCGGCGGCAAGCGCGAGGTCGCCAGCTACCGCGCCATCGTCGCCGCACTCGGCGTGCCCGCCGAGCGGATCGTGTTCCTGTCCGACGTGGTCGAGGAGTTGGACGCCGCGCGCGACGCCGGGCTGCAGACCCGCCTGCTCGACCGCCGCGAGGATTACCCGCAGCCGCGCACCGGCGCGGCCACGCACGGCCACGAGCGCGTGGAGAATTTCCAGCAGATCGCGCTCTGA
- a CDS encoding winged helix-turn-helix transcriptional regulator gives MANDVLELPLDVTATRPILEHIANKWTVLILSVLCTRPARFNDLKRRLDGITHKALSEALKRLERNGLISRKVLPTQPIGVEYTITELGCSLREPFAALYTWSLANGPALESAQCAYDEARKRGGAEEAL, from the coding sequence ATGGCCAACGACGTGCTCGAACTGCCGCTGGATGTCACCGCGACGCGGCCCATCCTCGAACACATCGCCAACAAGTGGACGGTGCTGATCCTGAGCGTCCTCTGCACCCGGCCGGCGCGGTTCAACGACCTCAAGCGCCGGCTCGACGGCATCACCCACAAGGCGTTGTCCGAGGCCTTGAAGCGGCTGGAGCGTAATGGCCTGATCAGCCGCAAGGTGCTGCCGACGCAGCCGATCGGCGTCGAATACACCATCACCGAGCTCGGCTGCTCGCTACGCGAGCCCTTCGCTGCCCTTTACACCTGGTCGCTCGCCAACGGCCCCGCGCTGGAAAGCGCGCAATGTGCGTATGACGAGGCGAGAAAGAGGGGAGGGGCGGAGGAGGCGCTTTAG
- a CDS encoding SDR family NAD(P)-dependent oxidoreductase gives MSSLSGKIAVVIGGHGGIGGAIADRFAAEGATVYATSRRAEEADLAHGVGRLRARRVDASDPTALATFFEAVRGEVARVDVLALNAGISEFATLDAVSEDHFDRTFDLNVRALLFAAKAATALMPDGGSIVLVGSIADAIGTKGYGVYGATKAAIRSFARTWANELAPRNIRVNVVAPGPTDTAMMAATSDTVRETLTQLIPLGRMGRADEVASAALFLASDQSSFITGASLPVDGGMAQV, from the coding sequence ATGAGCAGCCTTTCAGGGAAAATCGCCGTCGTGATCGGCGGCCATGGCGGCATCGGCGGCGCCATCGCGGACCGGTTCGCGGCCGAAGGCGCCACCGTTTACGCCACCAGCCGTCGCGCAGAAGAAGCGGACCTCGCGCATGGAGTCGGCAGGCTGCGTGCGCGCCGCGTCGATGCGTCCGATCCGACCGCGCTCGCGACCTTCTTCGAGGCGGTGCGCGGCGAGGTCGCGCGGGTGGACGTGCTCGCCCTCAACGCCGGCATCTCCGAGTTCGCGACCCTCGACGCGGTCAGCGAGGATCATTTCGACCGGACCTTCGACCTCAACGTGCGCGCGCTGCTGTTCGCCGCCAAGGCGGCGACGGCGCTCATGCCCGATGGCGGCTCGATCGTTCTGGTGGGCTCGATCGCCGATGCGATCGGCACCAAAGGCTATGGCGTCTACGGAGCCACCAAGGCCGCCATACGCTCTTTCGCGCGGACCTGGGCCAACGAGCTGGCGCCGCGCAACATCCGCGTCAACGTCGTGGCGCCGGGACCCACCGACACCGCCATGATGGCGGCGACGTCCGACACGGTGCGCGAGACGCTGACCCAGCTGATCCCGCTCGGCCGGATGGGGCGCGCCGACGAAGTGGCCTCGGCCGCGCTGTTCCTCGCCAGCGACCAGAGCAGCTTCATCACCGGCGCCTCGCTGCCGGTCGACGGCGGCATGGCGCAGGTCTGA
- a CDS encoding C13 family peptidase, with amino-acid sequence MSTPHRSCLRPYRLLLGVGLLLCVVGPHAAVPPMGAFAATAPAATAAPDPVQARLLQAQLDALRPQRPGVTDLYVVGFAGDASEDVFRNETLYLRDLFAQRFDAEGRIVTLINHADNLGAHAYAPEASYEHLDATLQRIGKLMDRREDALLLFLTSHGTEQHELYLQFGPGEDAEYDTIAPQELRRLLDRAGIRNRIIVISACYSGGFVPALKTADTVVITAARRDRPSFGCGNTASATYFGRAWLIDALARTTDVVESYRLASAEISARERAEGEAPSYPQLYVGARIAPLLQRWRAQLKPVAAPAYPYPEPDTAAEPTPEADVALAPQASGGGARDTPAAQHAAAPSRATARGRVETTGSPHAKSLVPASSATSPR; translated from the coding sequence ATGTCTACCCCGCACCGCTCGTGCTTGCGTCCGTACCGGCTCCTGCTGGGTGTCGGGTTGCTGCTGTGCGTCGTCGGCCCGCATGCGGCGGTGCCGCCGATGGGAGCGTTCGCGGCGACCGCGCCGGCGGCGACGGCCGCGCCCGATCCCGTGCAGGCGCGCTTGCTGCAGGCGCAACTGGACGCGCTGCGGCCGCAACGGCCCGGCGTGACCGATCTGTACGTGGTCGGCTTCGCCGGCGACGCCAGCGAGGACGTGTTCCGCAACGAGACGCTGTACCTGCGCGACCTGTTCGCGCAGCGCTTCGACGCCGAAGGCCGCATCGTCACCTTGATCAACCATGCGGACAATCTCGGCGCCCATGCCTACGCGCCGGAGGCGTCCTACGAGCACCTGGACGCGACCCTGCAGCGCATCGGCAAGCTGATGGACCGGCGCGAGGACGCGCTGCTGCTGTTTCTGACCAGCCACGGCACCGAGCAGCACGAGCTGTACCTGCAGTTCGGACCCGGCGAGGACGCCGAGTACGACACCATCGCGCCGCAGGAGTTGCGCCGCCTGCTCGACCGAGCCGGCATCCGCAACCGCATCATCGTGATCTCGGCCTGCTACTCCGGCGGCTTCGTGCCGGCATTGAAGACCGCCGACACCGTGGTCATCACCGCCGCGCGCCGCGACCGGCCCTCGTTCGGCTGCGGCAACACCGCCAGCGCCACCTATTTCGGCCGCGCCTGGCTGATCGACGCGCTGGCGCGCACCACCGATGTCGTCGAGAGCTATCGCCTGGCCAGTGCCGAGATCAGCGCACGCGAACGTGCCGAAGGCGAAGCGCCGTCGTACCCGCAGTTGTACGTCGGCGCGCGCATCGCGCCGTTGCTGCAGCGTTGGCGCGCGCAGCTGAAGCCGGTCGCCGCGCCGGCATATCCCTATCCGGAGCCGGACACGGCCGCCGAACCCACGCCGGAAGCGGACGTGGCGCTGGCGCCGCAAGCGAGCGGCGGCGGGGCTAGGGACACGCCCGCTGCGCAACACGCGGCGGCGCCGTCACGAGCGACGGCACGTGGCCGTGTCGAAACGACGGGATCGCCGCATGCGAAGTCGTTGGTCCCAGCGTCCTCGGCGACATCACCTCGCTGA